A genomic window from Leptolyngbya sp. BL0902 includes:
- a CDS encoding OB-fold-containig protein gives MTIYGLSFIVGGIFVLLAAIGGLDGVDINADFDLDLDAELPADLDDIDVGTQIDQTLTALRSRWWLPLLSLRFWTFCLCFFGLTGILITLIVPDLGPWLTALIALGMGLFCGWGAAAVLRSLSRQPISSMVNPDFLIGQVGQVEIPFDQASRGKVRLVLGDSTVSYFAITQEERAFAVGEAVLVVGMEHGKLWVASAEGVGE, from the coding sequence ATGACGATCTACGGACTTAGCTTCATTGTGGGAGGGATCTTCGTGCTGCTGGCGGCCATCGGGGGCTTAGACGGGGTCGATATCAATGCCGATTTTGACCTAGATCTGGACGCCGAACTCCCCGCCGACCTCGACGATATCGACGTGGGTACCCAGATTGACCAAACCCTCACCGCCCTACGGTCTCGCTGGTGGTTGCCGCTGCTCAGCCTGCGATTTTGGACATTTTGCCTCTGTTTCTTTGGCCTCACGGGGATACTCATTACCCTGATCGTCCCTGACCTTGGCCCCTGGCTAACAGCCTTGATTGCCTTGGGCATGGGGCTGTTCTGCGGCTGGGGAGCGGCGGCGGTGCTGCGTTCCCTCAGTCGCCAGCCCATCAGCAGCATGGTCAACCCCGACTTCCTCATTGGACAGGTAGGGCAGGTAGAAATCCCCTTCGACCAAGCCAGTCGCGGCAAAGTGCGGCTGGTGCTGGGCGATTCCACCGTTAGCTATTTCGCCATCACCCAAGAGGAACGCGCCTTTGCCGTCGGTGAAGCCGTCCTGGTCGTCGGCATGGAGCACGGCAAGCTGTGGGTGGCTTCGGCGGAGGGAGTGGGCGAGTGA
- a CDS encoding SPFH domain-containing protein: MADGMNQVETVRAAEALPPEPAVPVVAQSVGGGAVAVLIFAVLITIWGVNALVQICDPNKILIISGRKYHRPDGQVVGYRVIYGGRTFRVPILETVRMMDLTTMPVPIEVTNAYAKGGTPLDIQAIANVKVARDETLVGNAIERFLGRGREEIARVARETLEGNLRGVVATLTPEQLNEDRLQFAERIASDVQNDLAKLGLQLDTLKIQSVADQVDYLNSIGRRQIATVVKDAEIAESNAVAEAEQIEADSGRQAEVAQTQARTAIEEKENELRRITADVDKQARIEEERTQAAAEEAKARAQRELQALRAQLEQARLEVEKVLPAQAQQRAQEFQARGASAILEENAKASAQASELLVRVWQDTGVDASELFLVQQLEMVLKEAGRIPSRLHLGEVNVIDNGDGKAMASLLNAYPEMVKQFLHQSESILGIPLATRRPAGNGSAPGLALPRRELPIATPSPTSREWTPNPAASNPTSSSTEAPPEAGPWINLPADSSTDPSTDPSTDPSTDPSTDPSTDPSTDPSSNPSTDT; this comes from the coding sequence ATGGCAGATGGAATGAATCAAGTGGAAACAGTCAGGGCGGCAGAAGCGTTGCCGCCGGAGCCAGCGGTGCCCGTTGTGGCCCAGTCGGTGGGCGGCGGCGCAGTGGCGGTGTTGATTTTTGCGGTGTTGATCACCATTTGGGGCGTCAATGCCCTGGTGCAGATCTGCGACCCCAACAAGATTTTGATTATTTCGGGCCGCAAGTATCACCGCCCCGATGGCCAGGTGGTGGGCTACCGGGTGATTTATGGTGGGCGCACGTTTCGGGTGCCGATTTTAGAAACGGTGCGGATGATGGATTTGACCACCATGCCCGTGCCCATTGAGGTAACGAATGCCTACGCCAAGGGGGGAACACCCCTGGATATTCAAGCCATTGCCAACGTTAAAGTAGCCCGCGATGAAACCCTGGTGGGCAATGCCATCGAGCGCTTTTTAGGCCGAGGCCGAGAGGAAATCGCCCGAGTGGCGCGGGAAACCCTAGAGGGCAACCTGCGCGGCGTCGTGGCCACCCTCACGCCGGAGCAGCTCAATGAAGATCGGCTTCAGTTTGCTGAGCGCATTGCCAGCGATGTGCAAAACGACCTGGCTAAGCTGGGGCTGCAACTGGATACCCTGAAAATTCAAAGCGTGGCGGATCAGGTAGACTACCTCAACTCCATTGGGCGGCGGCAAATTGCCACGGTGGTCAAGGATGCGGAAATTGCCGAATCCAACGCCGTCGCCGAGGCCGAACAGATTGAAGCCGACAGTGGCCGACAGGCGGAGGTGGCCCAAACCCAGGCCCGTACCGCCATCGAAGAGAAGGAAAACGAACTGCGCCGCATCACCGCCGATGTGGATAAACAGGCCCGCATTGAAGAGGAACGCACCCAAGCCGCCGCCGAAGAAGCCAAGGCCAGAGCCCAGCGAGAACTCCAGGCCCTTCGCGCCCAGCTAGAGCAGGCCCGTTTGGAGGTAGAGAAAGTGCTGCCCGCCCAGGCCCAGCAACGCGCCCAGGAATTTCAGGCCAGGGGCGCATCGGCCATTCTAGAGGAAAATGCCAAAGCCTCGGCCCAGGCCAGCGAACTGCTGGTGCGGGTGTGGCAAGACACTGGCGTTGATGCCTCGGAACTCTTCCTGGTGCAGCAGCTCGAAATGGTGCTGAAGGAGGCCGGACGCATCCCCAGTCGGCTGCACCTCGGCGAGGTAAACGTCATCGACAACGGCGACGGTAAGGCCATGGCGTCGCTCCTCAACGCCTACCCCGAAATGGTGAAGCAGTTCCTCCATCAGTCGGAATCGATCCTGGGCATTCCCCTAGCCACCCGTCGTCCGGCGGGCAATGGGTCGGCCCCTGGGTTAGCCTTGCCCCGCCGTGAATTACCCATCGCCACCCCGTCGCCAACCTCCCGTGAGTGGACGCCTAACCCAGCAGCATCCAACCCGACCTCGTCCAGCACCGAGGCACCGCCAGAGGCAGGCCCATGGATTAATCTCCCGGCTGACTCCTCGACCGATCCCTCGACCGATCCCTCAACCGATCCCTCAACCGATCCCTCGACCGATCCCTCGACCGATCCCTCGACCGATCCCTCAAGCAATCCCTCGACGGATACTTAA
- a CDS encoding DUF2808 domain-containing protein has protein sequence MTSPKQPLRFAMLALAAATLATGVGVALPQPAPAQSGLTIFGGVAPEFRLRYLIDFNRPRSRNSRYYLQVARAMVTQDIVSFEIEYPESFTERRGRLDMNAIELRQGDWRGGAVIPVQSIEWEEGSGRIVITPEEPIPANSNFVIVMSNVVNPNRYGYHYFNLNAMFQGDVIGRYVGTWPLELGAD, from the coding sequence ATGACATCCCCCAAGCAGCCCCTGCGTTTCGCGATGTTGGCCCTGGCAGCGGCGACCCTGGCCACGGGTGTGGGTGTAGCGTTGCCACAGCCCGCGCCAGCCCAATCGGGGTTAACCATTTTTGGCGGCGTTGCCCCCGAATTTCGCCTACGCTACCTGATTGATTTCAACCGCCCCCGCAGCCGCAACAGCCGCTACTACCTGCAAGTGGCCCGCGCCATGGTGACTCAAGACATTGTTTCCTTTGAAATTGAGTACCCCGAATCCTTTACGGAACGGCGAGGACGGCTAGACATGAACGCCATTGAGCTCCGCCAGGGAGACTGGCGTGGCGGTGCGGTGATCCCGGTGCAAAGCATTGAGTGGGAAGAGGGCTCCGGTCGGATTGTGATCACCCCCGAAGAACCCATCCCGGCCAACAGTAACTTTGTGATTGTGATGAGTAACGTCGTCAACCCCAATCGCTACGGCTACCACTACTTCAACCTGAACGCTATGTTCCAGGGCGACGTCATTGGTCGGTATGTGGGCACCTGGCCCCTAGAACTCGGAGCGGACTAG
- a CDS encoding gamma-glutamylcyclotransferase, with the protein MTASQGPGEGNHKITCQVFVYGTLKPGEKAFRRFCEPYIIDQQEALAPGRLYDLSLGYPALTLEAGWVEGTLLTFSNTAALTKLDEFESFYPDHPQDSEYLRVWHAIYAPDQTFLTHAWAYAMTREQVEGLGGQWLPDGRWSSS; encoded by the coding sequence ATGACCGCAAGCCAAGGGCCAGGAGAAGGCAACCACAAAATTACTTGTCAGGTATTTGTCTACGGCACGCTGAAGCCTGGAGAAAAGGCGTTTCGACGATTTTGCGAGCCCTACATTATTGACCAGCAGGAAGCCCTGGCCCCAGGTCGTCTCTACGATTTGTCCTTGGGCTATCCGGCCCTCACCCTAGAAGCGGGCTGGGTGGAAGGCACCCTGCTCACCTTCTCTAACACCGCCGCCTTGACTAAGCTGGATGAATTCGAGTCCTTTTATCCTGATCACCCTCAAGACAGCGAGTACCTAAGGGTTTGGCACGCTATCTATGCCCCTGATCAAACCTTCCTCACCCACGCCTGGGCCTACGCCATGACCAGGGAACAGGTGGAAGGCCTGGGGGGCCAGTGGCTCCCCGACGGACGCTGGAGCAGCTCATAG
- a CDS encoding flotillin family protein, whose product MGLIFSLLVVMFGATGSLILVIRNLYYICQPSEVLIFAGDRRVVSDGRRVGYRLVKGGSSIRKPLLEKTFRMELTNMIIELRVTNAYSKGGIPLNVDGVANIKIAGEEPAIHNAIERLLGKSREEIEKIARETLEGNLRGVLASLTPEQVNEDKMAFVQNLLDEADDDLAQLGLILDNLQIQNISDDVGYLNSIGRKQRADLLRDARIAEAEAKAQSALQSAENLRRTSLRQIEAKIATTRAEAERRLQNALSQRQATISEAEAEIAAEVARTEAALAVQRERRNQVEQQLQADVIAPAAAACQQAQAQAKGEAASIIEDGRARAEGLRALATTWQVAGDNARDIFLFQKLEALLANLVDTIPNVAVDKVTVIDASGGTNATKIAAFLAQLKESTGLDLSQTIQSLGANSPPARPTDSTAPTDLS is encoded by the coding sequence ATGGGCCTCATCTTTTCCCTGCTAGTGGTCATGTTTGGGGCCACCGGTAGCCTCATCTTGGTGATTCGCAACCTCTACTACATCTGTCAGCCCAGTGAGGTGCTGATTTTTGCTGGAGATCGCCGCGTCGTCAGCGATGGACGGCGGGTAGGCTATCGCTTGGTGAAAGGCGGCAGCAGCATCCGCAAACCCCTGCTGGAAAAAACCTTCCGCATGGAACTCACCAACATGATCATTGAGCTGCGGGTGACAAACGCCTACTCGAAGGGCGGCATTCCCCTGAATGTAGACGGCGTGGCCAACATCAAAATTGCCGGGGAAGAACCCGCCATCCACAACGCCATTGAACGGCTGCTGGGCAAAAGCCGGGAAGAGATCGAAAAAATTGCCCGCGAAACCCTCGAAGGCAACCTGCGCGGCGTCTTGGCCAGCCTCACCCCAGAGCAGGTAAACGAAGACAAAATGGCCTTTGTGCAAAACCTGCTAGACGAAGCCGACGATGACCTGGCCCAACTGGGGCTGATTTTGGACAACCTGCAAATCCAAAACATCTCCGACGATGTGGGCTACCTCAACTCCATTGGTCGCAAGCAGCGGGCCGATCTGCTGCGCGATGCCCGCATTGCTGAAGCCGAAGCTAAGGCCCAGTCGGCCCTGCAATCTGCCGAAAACCTGCGCCGCACCTCCCTGCGCCAAATTGAGGCCAAAATTGCCACCACCCGCGCCGAGGCCGAACGGCGACTGCAAAATGCCCTCAGCCAGCGCCAAGCCACCATCTCCGAGGCCGAAGCGGAAATTGCCGCCGAAGTAGCTCGCACCGAAGCTGCCCTGGCCGTGCAACGGGAACGCCGCAACCAGGTAGAACAACAACTTCAGGCCGACGTGATTGCCCCCGCCGCCGCCGCCTGCCAACAGGCCCAAGCCCAGGCCAAGGGGGAAGCGGCCAGCATCATTGAAGACGGACGCGCCCGCGCCGAAGGTCTCCGAGCCCTGGCCACCACCTGGCAAGTCGCCGGAGACAACGCCCGCGACATCTTCCTGTTCCAGAAGCTAGAGGCCCTGTTGGCCAACCTGGTAGATACCATCCCCAATGTGGCCGTCGATAAGGTCACGGTCATTGATGCCAGCGGCGGCACCAACGCCACCAAAATCGCCGCCTTTTTGGCCCAACTCAAGGAAAGTACCGGGCTAGACCTCAGTCAAACGATCCAATCCCTGGGGGCCAATTCCCCCCCTGCCCGCCCCACCGATTCCACCGCGCCCACCGATCTCTCCTAG
- a CDS encoding D-Ala-D-Ala carboxypeptidase family metallohydrolase produces MVQAPTLTVPRNIDELEPNIVRWVQTQLKVGGYLDGAIDGVCGPKTLAALAKFKADQHLEYPKGIGQTTLNLLAQLSAPGTLSEQGEGLNQQPLINAGSKSGASATLPTVGLVYANEWILPGSYLTWGEMTKNLTRRPTQASEVKNIQEVAKVFGRIRTKFGSSIGVTSGFRPAHLRIGVPNSQHIPGRAADIYPLNGNFATLLTVLKDEPAVKGIGLGQAKGFLHMDIRPAPRVIFRY; encoded by the coding sequence ATGGTGCAAGCGCCCACGCTCACGGTTCCGCGTAACATCGACGAACTCGAACCCAATATTGTCCGGTGGGTTCAAACCCAGCTCAAGGTTGGCGGCTACCTCGATGGAGCCATTGATGGCGTCTGTGGCCCCAAGACCTTGGCAGCCCTAGCCAAGTTCAAGGCCGATCAGCATTTGGAATATCCCAAGGGCATTGGCCAAACGACTCTCAATTTGCTAGCTCAGCTTTCGGCTCCGGGCACCCTGTCTGAGCAAGGGGAGGGGCTGAACCAGCAACCGCTGATCAATGCGGGCTCTAAATCGGGCGCGTCGGCCACGCTGCCCACCGTGGGCTTGGTCTACGCCAACGAGTGGATTCTGCCCGGCTCCTACCTCACCTGGGGGGAAATGACCAAAAACCTCACCCGTCGCCCCACCCAGGCCAGTGAGGTCAAAAACATCCAGGAAGTTGCCAAGGTGTTTGGCCGGATCCGCACGAAGTTTGGGTCGTCCATTGGCGTCACCTCTGGTTTCCGTCCGGCCCATCTGCGGATCGGCGTGCCCAATTCCCAACATATCCCTGGTCGGGCCGCCGACATCTACCCCCTCAACGGCAACTTTGCCACCCTGCTGACGGTACTCAAAGACGAACCTGCGGTGAAAGGAATCGGCCTCGGCCAAGCCAAGGGCTTTCTGCATATGGATATTCGCCCTGCCCCACGGGTGATTTTCCGGTACTAG
- a CDS encoding DUF4278 domain-containing protein — protein sequence MKLTYRGVSYEYTPPTVALKAVDESGKFRGVDIRFRTITKAPVQQPTLDLMYRGVAYSTGSTVDVAPVTAPVVAPVPVAAAVNTEDKARLMMLNRHRTVKRRQQSMLTRLATEAGLPTDAARYWNHIQGKVHPSFWATYGRSGASAS from the coding sequence ATGAAACTTACCTATCGCGGCGTTAGCTACGAATATACTCCCCCCACTGTGGCCCTGAAGGCCGTGGATGAAAGCGGCAAATTCCGGGGCGTGGATATCCGATTCCGCACCATCACCAAGGCTCCCGTACAGCAGCCCACCCTTGATCTGATGTATCGCGGTGTGGCCTACAGCACGGGCTCTACCGTTGATGTGGCCCCTGTGACGGCTCCCGTTGTTGCCCCTGTACCTGTGGCCGCAGCGGTGAATACCGAAGACAAAGCGCGGCTGATGATGCTCAATCGTCATCGCACCGTTAAGCGTCGGCAGCAGTCCATGCTGACCCGCCTAGCCACCGAAGCCGGACTGCCCACCGATGCGGCCCGCTACTGGAATCACATCCAGGGCAAAGTTCACCCCAGCTTTTGGGCAACCTATGGCCGTAGCGGTGCTTCTGCAAGCTAG
- a CDS encoding phycobiliprotein lyase, whose translation MDIVSFIETLAGKWFSQRTTHYLASQTSKAGQSNLLMEVLPATDASLVQLCEAQGQDPSHIVCGLKVDQDSRLDGDTRNTQRTTVMVMLQPTAEGKGVLLQASSKETVALGEYSLDSDVLTLTTQTPDGTVQERLWFANPNLRMRTSVLKVGDIEHMASFCSEIRLGGAPVQS comes from the coding sequence ATGGATATTGTGAGTTTTATTGAAACCCTGGCCGGGAAATGGTTTTCCCAGCGCACCACCCACTACCTGGCCAGCCAAACTTCCAAGGCGGGGCAGTCTAACTTGCTGATGGAGGTGCTGCCCGCCACTGATGCTAGCCTGGTGCAGCTGTGCGAAGCCCAGGGCCAAGATCCCAGCCACATCGTCTGCGGCCTTAAGGTTGACCAAGACAGCCGCCTGGATGGCGATACCCGCAATACCCAGCGCACCACGGTGATGGTGATGTTGCAGCCCACTGCCGAGGGCAAAGGGGTGTTGCTGCAAGCCAGTTCCAAGGAAACCGTGGCCCTGGGTGAATATAGCCTCGACAGCGACGTGCTGACTCTTACCACCCAAACCCCCGACGGCACGGTGCAGGAACGCCTTTGGTTTGCCAACCCCAACCTGCGGATGCGGACGAGCGTCCTGAAGGTGGGTGATATTGAGCACATGGCCTCCTTTTGCTCGGAAATTCGCCTGGGCGGAGCACCTGTTCAAAGCTAG